One region of Hevea brasiliensis isolate MT/VB/25A 57/8 unplaced genomic scaffold, ASM3005281v1 Scaf287, whole genome shotgun sequence genomic DNA includes:
- the LOC110651588 gene encoding uncharacterized protein LOC110651588, protein MHPQSQGTGSSLADPPLKRKRGRPRKDESLAQGENIPAMTAADSMKKTKLFAHTTGAVDDKMVGQVVSGVIEGSFDAGYLLKVKVGDTETHLRGVVFLPGSFTPITASNDVAPQAEMYNKTEIPISVANPQTLVPGPVPSSEQSDKQPVNVQNLAPLVQVQRLPSELQSSSSVPIPQQNQPVSDILTLTDKLPMSNTGSSLGDRVAPQQILESGLGSQSTCVMQEMGHDKVAERYEVLKELEGSITKVPCGNVGATKQSKSLPQSASSVDNFPGSGTVNLELQIQHQAVSDEFKSNQSSRDGVRSPNLEHNQGPVTTGPGIMSAESIGIKIWIEKPASPNKAAVPELAMNDAPHLNGRPVCHAVNITETGSRSAPMGGLRATLFEREGIPSAYKLATEGSPQRLIEAQLCNPCGVTSIMKADSDSTPVTSLPVTLFEREAIPSEPELVIDGPVLPRITEPLFCSSSGAASDVDCNLKDAIPPTES, encoded by the coding sequence ATGCACCCACAGAGCCAAGGGACTGGCTCTTCTCTGGCAGACCCCCCTTTGAAGCGCAAACGGGGCCGTCCTCGCAAGGATGAGAGCCTGGCACAAGGGGAGAACATTCCTGCAATGACTGCAGCTGATAGTATGAAGAAAACAAAACTGTTTGCACATACAACCGGCGCTGTTGATGACAAAATGGTGGGTCAAGTGGTTTCTGGTGTCATTGAGGGCTCATTTGATGCTGGGTATCTTCTTAAAGTAAAGGTAGGTGATACTGAAACTCATCTGAGGGGTGTTGTGTTTTTACCAGGCAGTTTCACTCCCATCACAGCCTCAAATGATGTGGCTCCACAAGCAGAAATGTATAATAAGACAGAGATACCCATATCAGTTGCAAATCCTCAAACTCTGGTCCCTGGCCCTGTTCCTTCATCAGAGCAAAGTGATAAGCAACCTGTCAATGTTCAGAACCTTGCACCACTAGTACAAGTTCAAAGGCTACCATCTGAACTTCAATCCAGTTCCAGTGTTCCAATTCCACAGCAAAACCAGCCTGTCTCTGATATCCTTACTTTGACTGATAAACTGCCAATGAGTAACACAGGATCTTCCTTGGGAGACAGAGTTGCACCACAACAAATTCTGGAATCAGGACTTGGAAGCCAATCTACCTGCGTTATGCAAGAGATGGGGCATGATAAAGTTGCTGAACGATATGAGGTACTGAAAGAATTAGAAGGTTCCATAACAAAAGTTCCTTGTGGAAATGTGGGGGCAACTAAGCAATCAAAATCATTACCACAGTCGGCATCTTCTGTTGATAATTTTCCTGGCAGTGGAACTGTTAATCTTGAGCTTCAAATTCAACATCAGGCTGTAAGTGATGAGTTTAAGTCAAATCAATCGAGTCGTGATGGTGTTAGAAGCCCAAACCTTGAGCACAACCAAGGTCCTGTTACCACTGGACCTGGAATCATGTCTGCTGAATCAATTGGAATAAAAATTTGGATTGAAAAACCTGCTTCTCCTAATAAAGCTGCAGTACCAGAGCTTGCTATGAATGATGCACCCCACCTAAATGGGAGGCCTGTATGTCATGCTGTTAACATTACAGAGACAGGCTCACGGTCCGCACCAATGGGTGGCCTTCGGGCAACCCTGTTTGAGAGAGAAGGTATTCCATCTGCATACAAGCTTGCCACTGAAGGATCTCCTCAAAGGTTGATTGAAGCCCAGCTATGTAATCCTTGTGGTGTCACCAGCATCATGAAGGCAGACTCTGATTCTACACCAGTGACCAGCTTACCAGTAACTCTGTTTGAGAGAGAGGCTATTCCATCTGAGCCTGAACTGGTTATTGATGGACCTGTTCTTCCAAGAATAACTGAACCTCTGTTCTGCAGCTCTTCGGGTGCAGCCAGTGATGTGGATTGTAACTTGAAGGATGCAATTCCACCTACAGAATCTTAG